A section of the Campylobacter lanienae NCTC 13004 genome encodes:
- the lspA gene encoding signal peptidase II has protein sequence MSRVILRFLGYFAFVFAIDQLIKWLFLHGFRYHSSVIDLVLVYNKGVAFSMFSFLGANLKYIQLALIALLLGYLLGQKELLRSHTAGIALILGGGCSNIFDRFIHPGVVDYIFWHKWFEFAVFNFADIMINLGVAIILIQTIILKKKA, from the coding sequence ATGAGTAGGGTAATTTTACGATTTTTAGGCTATTTTGCCTTCGTTTTTGCCATTGATCAGCTTATAAAATGGCTATTTTTACATGGATTTAGATACCATAGTAGCGTTATTGATTTGGTACTTGTCTATAATAAAGGTGTGGCCTTTTCTATGTTCTCTTTTTTGGGGGCGAATTTAAAGTATATCCAACTAGCCTTAATCGCCCTTTTATTAGGATATCTACTAGGCCAAAAAGAGCTTTTGAGATCACACACTGCTGGCATCGCTCTCATTTTAGGTGGTGGATGCTCTAATATTTTTGATAGATTTATCCATCCTGGAGTTGTGGATTATATATTTTGGCATAAGTGGTTTGAATTTGCTGTCTTCAACTTCGCTGATATTATGATAAATTTAGGCGTAGCAATCATCCTAATCCAAACTATAATATTAAAGAAAAAGGCTTAA
- a CDS encoding manganese efflux pump MntP family protein, which yields MEIILLAIALSMDSAALSIANGAKCGNLNLFKISKIAFIYGFFQAFLLLIGYFLGFKFVSYVEFVDHYIAFFILVFLGIKMIRESRANLECSMDLSLKLLIIGAIATSIDALAVGVTLGFSGGSVLFNSIIVGLVCFGICVGAAYIGKYLGETLEKKAFILGGVILIIIGFKILLSHIFDLDA from the coding sequence ATGGAGATTATACTTTTAGCGATTGCTCTTTCTATGGATAGTGCGGCGCTTAGTATTGCGAATGGTGCTAAGTGTGGGAATTTGAATTTATTTAAAATTAGTAAAATTGCCTTTATATATGGATTTTTTCAAGCTTTTTTATTGCTTATTGGTTATTTTTTGGGTTTTAAATTTGTAAGTTATGTGGAATTTGTAGATCACTATATAGCGTTTTTTATCTTAGTATTTTTGGGTATTAAGATGATTAGAGAGTCTAGGGCTAATCTAGAGTGTAGTATGGATTTGAGCTTAAAACTGTTAATTATCGGTGCTATAGCTACTAGTATTGATGCGTTGGCTGTAGGTGTGACGCTTGGATTTAGTGGTGGTAGTGTATTGTTTAATTCGATTATAGTTGGACTAGTGTGCTTTGGGATTTGCGTTGGGGCTGCATATATCGGCAAGTATCTTGGTGAAACTTTGGAGAAAAAGGCGTTTATCTTGGGTGGTGTTATCCTTATAATTATCGGATTTAAGATTTTGTTATCTCATATTTTTGATTTAGATGCTTAG
- a CDS encoding NINE protein has translation MGRNVYIAYLLWFFLSAFSGHRIYCGKLFSGFLQLGLFWLGSATAVFLIGYIFLAIWLVWWLIDAFLIHRWIARINDIESLERGIGYGKKLENIEKLYQLYKSGAISYEEYQNRKDMILKNI, from the coding sequence ATGGGTCGCAATGTCTATATAGCATATTTGCTCTGGTTTTTCCTATCTGCTTTTAGCGGACATAGAATTTATTGTGGTAAGCTTTTTAGCGGATTTTTACAACTTGGGTTATTTTGGCTTGGTAGCGCTACGGCGGTATTTTTAATCGGATATATATTTTTGGCTATTTGGCTTGTGTGGTGGCTCATTGATGCCTTTTTGATCCATCGCTGGATAGCTAGAATCAATGATATAGAATCCCTAGAGCGTGGCATTGGCTATGGCAAAAAACTAGAAAATATAGAAAAATTATATCAATTATACAAAAGTGGCGCCATAAGCTACGAAGAGTATCAAAACAGAAAAGATATGATTTTAAAAAATATTTAA
- the prfA gene encoding peptide chain release factor 1 — translation MLAQKLRPFIDRFSEIENLLSDPAVISDIDRMTKLSKEQRNLEPIKEASDRYLSILSSIEENRELLGDPELGELAKDELKTLEPALERLENEIRILLIPKDPNDDKNIFLELRAGTGGDEAALFVGDLANAYMRYTEQRGYKFEIVSSSEGSAGGFKEIILLIKGEGAYSRLKFEGGTHRVQRVPETESQGRVHTSAITVAIMPEVQDSEIIINENDLHIDVMRSSGHGGQSVNTTDSAVRITHKPTGLVVVNQDGKSQHKNKEAAMKVLKARLYEMQEKERLAAQSQERKEQVGTGDRSGRIRTYNYPQNRISDHRINLTLYRLDAIMAGGLFDEIIDPLIADYQANAIANAGL, via the coding sequence ATGCTCGCACAAAAACTCCGTCCATTTATAGATCGCTTTAGTGAAATAGAGAATTTACTAAGCGATCCAGCAGTCATCAGCGATATAGATCGCATGACTAAACTCTCAAAAGAACAGCGAAATTTAGAACCGATTAAAGAGGCTAGTGATAGGTATCTTAGTATCTTATCAAGTATCGAAGAGAATCGTGAATTATTAGGCGATCCAGAGCTAGGTGAGTTGGCTAAAGATGAGCTTAAAACGCTTGAGCCAGCGCTTGAGAGATTAGAAAATGAGATTAGAATTCTACTTATCCCAAAAGATCCAAATGATGATAAAAATATATTTTTAGAGCTTAGAGCTGGCACGGGTGGCGATGAGGCGGCTTTGTTTGTTGGGGATTTGGCAAATGCCTATATGCGTTATACGGAGCAAAGGGGCTATAAATTCGAAATTGTAAGCTCTAGCGAGGGAAGTGCTGGTGGATTTAAAGAGATTATCTTGCTTATTAAAGGCGAGGGGGCATATTCAAGGCTGAAATTTGAGGGTGGTACTCATAGAGTTCAGCGTGTGCCAGAAACTGAAAGCCAAGGCAGAGTCCATACATCGGCTATCACTGTGGCGATTATGCCTGAAGTCCAAGATAGCGAGATTATAATTAATGAAAACGATCTTCATATCGATGTTATGCGTAGTAGCGGCCATGGTGGTCAGAGTGTAAATACCACCGATTCAGCTGTGAGAATCACGCATAAGCCAACAGGCTTAGTAGTCGTCAATCAAGATGGCAAAAGCCAACATAAAAATAAAGAAGCGGCGATGAAGGTTTTGAAAGCTAGATTATATGAGATGCAAGAAAAGGAGCGTCTAGCAGCTCAAAGCCAAGAGCGCAAAGAGCAGGTGGGCACCGGCGATAGAAGTGGGAGAATTCGCACCTATAACTATCCACAAAATAGGATTAGCGATCATAGGATAAATTTGACTCTATATAGGCTTGATGCGATTATGGCGGGTGGATTGTTTGATGAGATTATCGATCCATTGATAGCTGATTATCAAGCAAATGCTATAGCTAATGCTGGGTTATGA
- a CDS encoding replication/maintenance protein RepL gives MDNIALYKSVICMILGDKKSEIIEFIIDNLDDDKRFKYTIKELCATLNISKPTAIDTINLLTQKRVIKKIKNGLYQLSI, from the coding sequence TTGGATAATATAGCTCTATATAAAAGTGTTATTTGTATGATTTTAGGGGATAAAAAATCAGAAATTATAGAGTTTATCATAGATAATTTAGATGATGATAAGAGATTTAAATACACTATAAAAGAGCTATGCGCTACGCTAAATATCAGCAAACCAACGGCCATTGATACCATAAATTTACTAACCCAAAAAAGGGTTATAAAAAAGATCAAAAATGGCCTATATCAACTAAGCATCTAA
- the glmM gene encoding phosphoglucosamine mutase — translation MKLFGTDGVRGLAGQKLDAMTAMRLAMAAGIYFRAHSKTNKILVGKDTRKSGYMIETAIVAGLTAVGYDVVQIGPMPTPAIAFLTEDMRCDAGIMISASHNPFYDNGIKFFDASGNKLDEKDEKDIEEIYFDSNLIEHNQKTGLDIGSAKRIDDVIGRYIVHIKNSFPKELTLKGLRVVLDVANGAAYKVAPTVFSELGAEIIVLNDNPNGSNINENCGALHPEKLAMEVKKLRADIGFAFDGDADRLVVVDDKANVVDGDALLGILATYLDENNMLSKKEIVSTIMSNAALDDYLSRRKITLKRSNVGDKYVLKLMKENGINFGGEQSGHIIFSDFSKTGDGLVSALQVSACILKSGKKASEIFGKVKPYPQKLLNLKISHKRPLDEIKGIKDLENELDKLHIRSLFRYSGTENLIRLLLEGKDEYLVNKKMEEVEKFFIKALNE, via the coding sequence ATGAAGCTATTTGGTACTGATGGAGTAAGAGGCCTAGCTGGTCAAAAGCTAGACGCCATGACCGCTATGCGCCTAGCGATGGCAGCTGGGATATACTTTAGAGCGCACTCTAAAACAAACAAAATTTTAGTTGGCAAAGATACTAGAAAAAGTGGCTATATGATCGAAACCGCCATAGTCGCCGGCCTTACAGCCGTTGGCTATGATGTAGTCCAAATAGGCCCAATGCCAACCCCCGCAATCGCATTTTTAACCGAAGATATGCGTTGTGACGCTGGTATAATGATAAGTGCTAGCCATAATCCATTTTATGATAATGGAATTAAATTTTTTGATGCTAGTGGAAATAAACTAGATGAAAAGGATGAAAAAGATATCGAAGAGATATATTTTGATTCAAATTTGATAGAACACAATCAAAAAACAGGCCTAGATATCGGTAGCGCCAAAAGAATCGATGATGTCATAGGTCGCTATATCGTCCATATCAAAAATTCATTCCCAAAAGAGCTTACTTTAAAAGGCCTAAGAGTTGTCTTAGATGTAGCCAATGGCGCTGCCTATAAAGTCGCACCTACGGTATTTAGCGAGTTAGGCGCCGAGATAATAGTCCTAAATGACAATCCAAACGGCTCTAATATCAATGAAAATTGCGGAGCCTTACACCCCGAAAAATTAGCAATGGAAGTCAAAAAATTAAGAGCCGATATCGGATTTGCCTTTGATGGCGATGCTGATAGACTTGTGGTTGTAGATGATAAGGCAAATGTCGTCGATGGCGATGCTTTGCTAGGAATTTTAGCTACTTATTTAGATGAAAACAATATGCTATCTAAAAAAGAGATTGTCTCAACCATCATGAGCAACGCCGCCTTAGATGACTATCTAAGCAGACGCAAAATCACCCTTAAACGCTCAAATGTCGGCGATAAATATGTCTTAAAATTGATGAAAGAAAATGGGATAAATTTCGGCGGCGAACAGAGTGGCCACATTATATTTAGCGATTTTTCAAAGACTGGCGATGGCCTTGTATCAGCACTTCAAGTTAGTGCTTGTATCTTAAAAAGCGGTAAAAAAGCTAGTGAAATATTTGGCAAGGTCAAACCATATCCCCAAAAATTGCTAAATTTAAAAATCTCACATAAACGCCCATTAGATGAGATAAAAGGTATAAAAGATCTAGAAAATGAGCTTGATAAGCTTCATATTCGCTCACTCTTTCGCTACTCTGGGACAGAGAATTTGATTAGACTGCTTCTTGAAGGCAAAGATGAATACCTAGTCAATAAAAAGATGGAAGAGGTAGAAAAATTCTTTATAAAAGCTTTAAATGAGTAG
- a CDS encoding CopD family protein, with translation MEFQTYLWIKWLHYAAFISWMAMLFYLPRLFVYHAEHIADKGFCDVVKIQESKLFHGIGWIAMILTISSGLFILLSAKPELIKQGYFHIKLLCAVLLVLYHFSLGYFLKQFKENRCQKSGKFFRFYNEIPTIIMFVILYAMVVKANLV, from the coding sequence ATGGAATTCCAAACCTACTTATGGATCAAATGGCTACACTACGCCGCCTTTATATCGTGGATGGCTATGCTTTTTTACCTGCCAAGACTATTTGTCTATCACGCCGAGCATATCGCCGATAAAGGCTTTTGCGATGTGGTAAAAATCCAAGAATCAAAGCTATTTCATGGTATCGGCTGGATAGCGATGATACTCACCATCTCTTCTGGACTATTTATCTTACTTAGCGCCAAACCCGAATTAATCAAGCAAGGCTATTTCCATATAAAACTGCTTTGCGCTGTGCTTTTGGTGCTATATCATTTTAGCCTTGGCTATTTTTTAAAGCAATTTAAAGAAAATCGCTGTCAAAAAAGCGGAAAATTCTTTAGATTTTATAATGAAATTCCAACAATCATAATGTTTGTTATACTTTATGCGATGGTAGTCAAAGCAAATTTAGTATAA
- a CDS encoding phosphoethanolamine transferase, translating into MTSNKFILYFALFITALNYNFFAFGFENLNFSENISTLLTLPILFYSLIVFVFGLIFLPYITKALAIFLTIVGVVGAYFMNAYSVIIDSEMIRNALQTDAKEVQDLLNLNMIFWIFLAIVAVFLIIKVKITKTNIPTALKNRTILIISSLVVFGSLFGILSKDYIPFFRNYNQIRFYTTPFYPLYSSYKYIKSLSPKAEFNPIGLDAKQTKETKKLFVFVAGETARAANYSLNGYDKYDTNPYSKENGLLSFSEFRSCGTSTAISLPCMFSNLNRDNFSADIAQNSGNLLDVLETAGIKVSWIGNNSGYCKGVCARLKDTKNFGGDSYDGVMLEEIQNRIQNAKESSFIVIHLQGSHGPTYFKRYPKEFAKFSPTCDTATLKNCTYEEIVNTYDNTILYTDYIVNQIVDMLEQSDMQTGLFYVSDHGESLGENGIYLHGAPYFLAPDFQTKVPALLWLKDQNQLESLKILKDNSFSHDNIFHTMLGFFDIQTSEYNPNLDIMYKKD; encoded by the coding sequence GTGACTTCAAACAAATTTATCCTATATTTTGCCCTATTTATCACAGCATTAAATTATAATTTTTTTGCTTTTGGGTTTGAAAATTTAAATTTCTCTGAAAATATCTCTACTTTATTAACCTTACCGATACTATTTTACTCGTTAATAGTATTTGTATTTGGCTTAATATTTTTGCCCTATATCACAAAAGCTTTAGCAATATTTTTAACCATCGTTGGCGTTGTTGGAGCCTATTTTATGAATGCCTACTCGGTAATCATCGATAGCGAAATGATAAGAAACGCCCTTCAAACAGACGCCAAAGAGGTTCAAGATCTATTAAATTTAAATATGATATTTTGGATATTTTTAGCCATTGTGGCTGTATTTTTGATAATAAAAGTCAAAATAACCAAAACCAATATCCCAACAGCCTTAAAAAATCGCACCATACTCATAATCTCTTCATTAGTAGTTTTTGGCTCTCTTTTTGGTATTTTAAGCAAAGATTATATCCCATTTTTTAGAAATTACAATCAAATAAGATTTTACACAACCCCATTTTATCCACTATACTCAAGCTACAAATATATAAAATCTCTATCACCAAAGGCTGAATTTAATCCAATTGGCCTTGATGCTAAACAGACAAAAGAGACAAAAAAGCTATTTGTCTTTGTAGCTGGTGAGACTGCTAGGGCAGCCAACTACTCACTAAATGGATATGATAAATACGATACAAATCCATACTCAAAAGAAAATGGCCTTTTAAGCTTTTCTGAGTTTAGATCATGCGGGACCTCGACTGCCATAAGCTTGCCTTGTATGTTTTCGAATTTAAATAGAGATAATTTCTCCGCTGATATAGCCCAAAATAGCGGAAATTTACTAGATGTCTTAGAGACTGCTGGGATAAAAGTAAGCTGGATAGGAAATAACTCTGGATATTGCAAAGGCGTCTGCGCTCGCTTAAAAGATACCAAAAATTTTGGCGGCGATAGCTATGATGGCGTTATGCTTGAAGAGATACAAAATAGAATTCAAAATGCCAAAGAGAGTAGCTTTATAGTAATCCATCTCCAAGGTAGCCACGGACCTACATATTTCAAAAGATATCCAAAAGAATTTGCTAAATTCAGCCCGACTTGCGATACCGCTACGCTTAAAAACTGCACCTATGAAGAGATAGTAAATACCTATGATAACACAATTTTATACACAGATTATATAGTCAATCAAATAGTAGATATGCTAGAACAAAGCGATATGCAAACCGGATTATTCTATGTTAGCGACCATGGCGAGAGCCTTGGAGAAAATGGCATTTACCTTCATGGCGCCCCATATTTCTTAGCACCAGATTTTCAAACCAAAGTCCCCGCACTACTATGGCTAAAAGATCAAAATCAGCTAGAGAGCTTAAAAATATTAAAAGATAATAGCTTTTCGCATGATAATATTTTTCACACTATGCTAGGATTTTTTGATATCCAAACAAGCGAATATAATCCAAACTTAGATATAATGTATAAAAAAGATTAA
- the rpsT gene encoding 30S ribosomal protein S20: MANHKSAEKRARQTIKRTERNRFYRTRLKNLTKAVRVAVANNDKEAALVALKDVNKSFHSFVSKGFLKKQTASRKVSRLAKLVNTLAA; the protein is encoded by the coding sequence ATGGCAAATCATAAATCTGCTGAAAAAAGAGCAAGACAAACTATCAAAAGAACAGAAAGAAATAGATTTTACCGCACAAGACTTAAAAATTTAACAAAAGCGGTAAGAGTTGCAGTAGCTAATAACGATAAAGAAGCGGCTTTAGTGGCGTTAAAAGATGTTAATAAAAGCTTCCATAGCTTTGTAAGCAAAGGCTTTTTGAAAAAACAAACCGCTTCTAGAAAAGTTAGCCGCTTAGCAAAATTAGTAAATACATTAGCTGCCTAA